Proteins from one Rosa chinensis cultivar Old Blush chromosome 7, RchiOBHm-V2, whole genome shotgun sequence genomic window:
- the LOC112180160 gene encoding disease resistance protein RUN1 isoform X2: MLPMATSRKADEASSSSSKRKKIYEASSSSSNHWIFEVFLSFRGADTRNNFTGHLYLALKDAGINAFIDDNELERGEIIDEELMRAIQGSKICVIVFSRKYADSSWCLEELEKIMECRTTLGQLVLPVFYDIEPSHVQNLSGSFGEAFDKEHGDKDADKVKRWRAALTEAANLAGWDLTTKADGHEGKVIRKIIEKITKHLNNTGLYVADYETGIDSRMQDVISLLDVGTSHDVRIVGICGMGGIGKTTLAKALYNKFHQSFDASSFLPDVRETTMQNNGMVSLQERLRSDISKTSKKEIRHVDRGINVIRERLGRRRVFVVIDDVDRVEQLKKLAVDHDSFGRGSIVLITTRDEHLLKQLQVDSIYQVQVMNEEESIRLLSLHAFKTHCPPNEEYLKLSRRVVHCCGGLPLALKVLGSFLFDRPTRFWESQIQKLQTIPLPEVHEKLKISFDGLNDDTMRDIFLDISCFHIGKHMDIVKPILDSCDLFPDTGIPVLIQRCLVTVNKKNQLMMHDLLRDMGREIVRAKCRDDPGKWSRVWRSEDAVEVLRDESGSDEIQGLTLDLWRSEFRTEAFAKMKRLRFLELSFVELTGGYKYLPNKLRWLHWTGFPLEFIPKEFSLGEAVAIYLGGSNLRYVWEDSGVLAKLKILDLSDSKYLKQSPDFSTIPNLEKLVLASCEQLPEVHQSIGELKRLSFVDLTGCKILEELPRSFYKLKSVETLFIDVCKRFKKLDEEIGDMTSLSTLSADQTAITELPSSIVRLKNLRCLSLDDFDELSIGNSCVITNVPEDLGSLPSLERLDIRCRNLQSLPSLRGLSQLEDLCLVDCNLTDELIKVMDLGSLSSLKSLDLSCNHISSLPNSFSSLPSLRSLSKLVDLDLRRCTNLVAIADLPTSLTKLCASDCNALEIMPDFSDMSNMREMYLDGCAELVEVVGLDESLKSSMRLLDMAGCTDLTATFKEKILQGWNFVGPVRYYSWIDGECMFAGPSGIFLPSSDIPEWFQWVFEGGRMNFYVPEITGSNVIAITLCFTGLAEDDLDLDDLYYYDLSIGILVTNHTKLTTFSIKPVKSSGEYNDNYVGFLWLGHLPSYKFNLEGGDFVEVLLESEFEVQKSGVSLVWDTKQPEFRVDTDRVDGMCFSCPYAGGNNNMAQTPCWL, translated from the exons ATGCTACCAATGGCTACCAGCAG GAAAGCCGATGAAGCCTCCTCTTCatcctcaaaaagaaaaaagatttatGAGGCCTCCTCTTCATCCTCGAATCATTGGATTTTTGAGGTTTTCTTGAGCTTCAGGGGTGCTGACACGCGCAACAACTTCACGGGCCACCTCTACCTGGCCTTAAAGGATGCTGGAATCAATGCTTTCATTGACGACAATGAACTGGAGAGGGGAGAGATTATAGATGAGGAACTGATGCGGGCAATCCAAGGGTCCAAAATCTGTGTCATCGTCTTCTCAAGGAAGTATGCGGATTCCAGTTGGTGTCTTGAGGAGCTAGAGAAGATCATGGAGTGTAGAACAACACTGGGACAACTAGTCCTTCCAGTATTCTATGATATTGAGCCTTCACATGTCCAAAATCTGAGTGGTAGTTTTGGAGAGGCATTTGATAAGGAACATGGAGACAAAGATGCAGATAAGGTCAAGAGGTGGAGAGCTGCTCTTACTGAAGCTGCAAATTTGGCTGGCTGGGATCTTACGACAAAAGCTGATGG GCATGAAGGGAAAGTTATCAGGAAGATTATTGAGAAGATCACTAAACATCTCAATAACACAGGCTTATATGTAGCAGACTATGAAACTGGAATAGACTCTCGTATGCAAGATGTCATTTCTCTTTTAGATGTTGGAACATCGCATGATGTTCGCattgttggaatttgtggtATGGGGGGCATCGGAAAAACAACACTTGCAAAGGCTCTTTACAACAAATTTCATCAAAGCTTTGacgcttcaagtttccttcctgATGTCAGGGAAACTACTATGCAGAACAATGGTATGGTTAGTTTGCAAGAAAGACTTCGTTCTGATATCTCTAAAACAAGCAAGAAAGAGATACGTCATGTTGACAGAGGGATCAATGTGATAAGAGAGAGACTCGGACGCAGAAGGGTATTCGTCGTAATTGATGATGTCGACAGAGTGGAGCAATTAAAGAAATTAGCAGTAGACCATGACTCATTTGGCCGGGGAAGCATAGTGCTTATAACGACAAGAGATGAACATTTGCTAAAGCAACTTCAAGTGGATTCTATATATCAAGTTCAGGTGATGAATGAAGAAGAATCTATCAGACTCTTGAGTTTGCATGCCTTTAAAACTCATTGCCCCCCTAATGAAGAGTATCTTAAACTCTCAAGAAGGGTTGTTCATTGCTGTGGAGGTTTGCCACTAGCTCTTAAAGTTCTaggttcttttctatttgaTCGACCCACAAGATTTTGGGAAAGTCAAATCCAGAAATTGCAAACAATTCCTCTGCCTGAAGTTCATGAAAAGCTCAAAATAAGTTTTGATGGGCTGAATGATGATACAATGAGGGACATATTCCTTGATATATCATGTTTCCATATCGGGAAGCATATGGACATTGTCAAACCAATATTGGATAGTTGTGACCTTTTTCCAGATACAGGAATTCCGGTCCTCATTCAACGTTGCCTTGTAACTGTAAATAAGAAAAACCAGCTGATGATGCATGATTTGCTTCGCGACATGGGTAGAGAAATTGTCCGTGCAAAATGCCGTGACGACCCTGGAAAATGGAGTAGGGTGTGGCGCTCGGAAGATGCAGTAGAGGTATTGAGGGATGAATCT GGATCTGATGAAATTCAAGGACTCACTCTAGACTTGTGGAGATCAGAATTTAGGACAGAAGCATTTGCAAAAATGAAGAGACTGAGATTTCTCGAACTCAGTTTTGTAGAGCTCACTGGAGGCTACAAATATCTCCCGAACAAGTTAAGATGGCTCCACTGGACTGGATTCCCTCTAGAGTTCATACCAAAAGAGTTTAGTCTAGGAGAAGCAGTTGCTATCTACCTGGGAGGTAGCAACCTCAGATACGTTTGGGAAGATTCTGGG GTCCTTGCGAAATTGAAGATTCTTGATCTGAGTGATTCCAAGTACTTAAAACAATCACCTGACTTTTCAACTATTCCCAATCTCGAGAAGTTAGTCCTCGCAAGCTGTGAGCAATTGCCAGAGGTTCACCAGTCCATTGGAGAACTCAAAAGGCTTTCTTTTGTTGATCTTACGGGCTGCAAAATTCTTGAGGAGCTTCCAAGGAGTTTCTATAAGTTAAAATCTGTAGAAACTCTTTTTATTGATGTCTGTAAAAGATTTAAGAAATTGGACGAGGAAATAGGGGACATGACATCGTTGTCTACTCTGAGTGCAGATCAGACAGCCATAACAGAACTGCCGTCTTCCATTGTGAGATTAAAGAACTTGAGatgtttatctcttgatgatttTGATGAATTAAGCATTGGCAATAGCTGCGTTATAACTAATGTTCCCGAGGATCTTGGAAGTCTACCTTCCTTGGAAAGGTTAGATATAAGGTGCCGTAATTTGCAAAGCCTGCCAAGCCTCAGAGGCCTCTCCCAGCTTGAAGACCTATGCTTGGTTGATTGCAATCTTACCGATGAATTGATAAAGGTTATGGATCTTGGGAGTCTTTCCTCTTTGAAATCGTTAGATCTATCTTGTAACCATATCAGTAGCCTTCCTAACAGTTTCAGTAGCCTTCCAAGCCTCCGCAGCCTTTCTAAGCTTGTCGATCTAGATTTGAGAAGGTGTACAAACCTTGTTGCAATCGCAGATTTACCAACAAGTCTGACGAAACTCTGCGCCTCGGACTGCAATGCATTGGAAATAATGCCCGACTTCTCAGATATGTCCAATATGAGAGAGATGTATCTAGATGGATGTGCCGAACTCGTTGAGGTTGTAGGCTTGGATGAATCTTTGAAAAGCTCCATGAGGCTGCTTGACATGGCAGGGTGCACAGATCTCACTGCTACTTTCAAGGAAAAAATTCtacag GGATGGAATTTCGTAGGACCTGTCAGATATTATAGTTGGATAGATGGTGAGTGCATGTTTGCGGGACCTAGTGGCATATTTCTCCCTTCGAGTGACATTCCTGAGTGGTTCCAGTGGGTCTTTGAGGGTGGCAGAATGAATTTTTATGTGCCTGAAATTACGGGGAGTAATGTAATAGCCATCACTCTGTGCTTCACTGGTTTAGCAGAGGATGATTTGGACCTAGATGACCTATATTATTATGATCTGTCTATTGGCATTTTGGTTACAAACCATACCAAGCTCACTACATTTTCCATTAAGCCTGTGAAATCAAGCGGTGAATACAATGACAATTATGTCGGGTTTCTTTGGCTGGGACATTTACCCAGCTATAAGTTCAATTTGGAAGGAGGCGACTTTGTTGAAGTTTTGTTAGAAAGTGAATTCGAAGTGCAAAAATCAGGGGTCAGTCTAGTTTGGGACACCAAACAGCCAGAGTTCAGGGTTGATACTGACCGGGTAGACGGGATGTGTTTTTCTTGTCCATATGCtggaggcaataataatatGGCACAGACCCCTTGCTGGTTATGA
- the LOC112180160 gene encoding disease resistance protein RUN1 isoform X1 has translation MLPMATSRKADESRPRKRKADEASSSSSKRKKIYEASSSSSNHWIFEVFLSFRGADTRNNFTGHLYLALKDAGINAFIDDNELERGEIIDEELMRAIQGSKICVIVFSRKYADSSWCLEELEKIMECRTTLGQLVLPVFYDIEPSHVQNLSGSFGEAFDKEHGDKDADKVKRWRAALTEAANLAGWDLTTKADGHEGKVIRKIIEKITKHLNNTGLYVADYETGIDSRMQDVISLLDVGTSHDVRIVGICGMGGIGKTTLAKALYNKFHQSFDASSFLPDVRETTMQNNGMVSLQERLRSDISKTSKKEIRHVDRGINVIRERLGRRRVFVVIDDVDRVEQLKKLAVDHDSFGRGSIVLITTRDEHLLKQLQVDSIYQVQVMNEEESIRLLSLHAFKTHCPPNEEYLKLSRRVVHCCGGLPLALKVLGSFLFDRPTRFWESQIQKLQTIPLPEVHEKLKISFDGLNDDTMRDIFLDISCFHIGKHMDIVKPILDSCDLFPDTGIPVLIQRCLVTVNKKNQLMMHDLLRDMGREIVRAKCRDDPGKWSRVWRSEDAVEVLRDESGSDEIQGLTLDLWRSEFRTEAFAKMKRLRFLELSFVELTGGYKYLPNKLRWLHWTGFPLEFIPKEFSLGEAVAIYLGGSNLRYVWEDSGVLAKLKILDLSDSKYLKQSPDFSTIPNLEKLVLASCEQLPEVHQSIGELKRLSFVDLTGCKILEELPRSFYKLKSVETLFIDVCKRFKKLDEEIGDMTSLSTLSADQTAITELPSSIVRLKNLRCLSLDDFDELSIGNSCVITNVPEDLGSLPSLERLDIRCRNLQSLPSLRGLSQLEDLCLVDCNLTDELIKVMDLGSLSSLKSLDLSCNHISSLPNSFSSLPSLRSLSKLVDLDLRRCTNLVAIADLPTSLTKLCASDCNALEIMPDFSDMSNMREMYLDGCAELVEVVGLDESLKSSMRLLDMAGCTDLTATFKEKILQGWNFVGPVRYYSWIDGECMFAGPSGIFLPSSDIPEWFQWVFEGGRMNFYVPEITGSNVIAITLCFTGLAEDDLDLDDLYYYDLSIGILVTNHTKLTTFSIKPVKSSGEYNDNYVGFLWLGHLPSYKFNLEGGDFVEVLLESEFEVQKSGVSLVWDTKQPEFRVDTDRVDGMCFSCPYAGGNNNMAQTPCWL, from the exons ATGCTACCAATGGCTACCAGCAGGAAAGCCGATGAATCCCGACCAAGAAAAAGGAAAGCCGATGAAGCCTCCTCTTCatcctcaaaaagaaaaaagatttatGAGGCCTCCTCTTCATCCTCGAATCATTGGATTTTTGAGGTTTTCTTGAGCTTCAGGGGTGCTGACACGCGCAACAACTTCACGGGCCACCTCTACCTGGCCTTAAAGGATGCTGGAATCAATGCTTTCATTGACGACAATGAACTGGAGAGGGGAGAGATTATAGATGAGGAACTGATGCGGGCAATCCAAGGGTCCAAAATCTGTGTCATCGTCTTCTCAAGGAAGTATGCGGATTCCAGTTGGTGTCTTGAGGAGCTAGAGAAGATCATGGAGTGTAGAACAACACTGGGACAACTAGTCCTTCCAGTATTCTATGATATTGAGCCTTCACATGTCCAAAATCTGAGTGGTAGTTTTGGAGAGGCATTTGATAAGGAACATGGAGACAAAGATGCAGATAAGGTCAAGAGGTGGAGAGCTGCTCTTACTGAAGCTGCAAATTTGGCTGGCTGGGATCTTACGACAAAAGCTGATGG GCATGAAGGGAAAGTTATCAGGAAGATTATTGAGAAGATCACTAAACATCTCAATAACACAGGCTTATATGTAGCAGACTATGAAACTGGAATAGACTCTCGTATGCAAGATGTCATTTCTCTTTTAGATGTTGGAACATCGCATGATGTTCGCattgttggaatttgtggtATGGGGGGCATCGGAAAAACAACACTTGCAAAGGCTCTTTACAACAAATTTCATCAAAGCTTTGacgcttcaagtttccttcctgATGTCAGGGAAACTACTATGCAGAACAATGGTATGGTTAGTTTGCAAGAAAGACTTCGTTCTGATATCTCTAAAACAAGCAAGAAAGAGATACGTCATGTTGACAGAGGGATCAATGTGATAAGAGAGAGACTCGGACGCAGAAGGGTATTCGTCGTAATTGATGATGTCGACAGAGTGGAGCAATTAAAGAAATTAGCAGTAGACCATGACTCATTTGGCCGGGGAAGCATAGTGCTTATAACGACAAGAGATGAACATTTGCTAAAGCAACTTCAAGTGGATTCTATATATCAAGTTCAGGTGATGAATGAAGAAGAATCTATCAGACTCTTGAGTTTGCATGCCTTTAAAACTCATTGCCCCCCTAATGAAGAGTATCTTAAACTCTCAAGAAGGGTTGTTCATTGCTGTGGAGGTTTGCCACTAGCTCTTAAAGTTCTaggttcttttctatttgaTCGACCCACAAGATTTTGGGAAAGTCAAATCCAGAAATTGCAAACAATTCCTCTGCCTGAAGTTCATGAAAAGCTCAAAATAAGTTTTGATGGGCTGAATGATGATACAATGAGGGACATATTCCTTGATATATCATGTTTCCATATCGGGAAGCATATGGACATTGTCAAACCAATATTGGATAGTTGTGACCTTTTTCCAGATACAGGAATTCCGGTCCTCATTCAACGTTGCCTTGTAACTGTAAATAAGAAAAACCAGCTGATGATGCATGATTTGCTTCGCGACATGGGTAGAGAAATTGTCCGTGCAAAATGCCGTGACGACCCTGGAAAATGGAGTAGGGTGTGGCGCTCGGAAGATGCAGTAGAGGTATTGAGGGATGAATCT GGATCTGATGAAATTCAAGGACTCACTCTAGACTTGTGGAGATCAGAATTTAGGACAGAAGCATTTGCAAAAATGAAGAGACTGAGATTTCTCGAACTCAGTTTTGTAGAGCTCACTGGAGGCTACAAATATCTCCCGAACAAGTTAAGATGGCTCCACTGGACTGGATTCCCTCTAGAGTTCATACCAAAAGAGTTTAGTCTAGGAGAAGCAGTTGCTATCTACCTGGGAGGTAGCAACCTCAGATACGTTTGGGAAGATTCTGGG GTCCTTGCGAAATTGAAGATTCTTGATCTGAGTGATTCCAAGTACTTAAAACAATCACCTGACTTTTCAACTATTCCCAATCTCGAGAAGTTAGTCCTCGCAAGCTGTGAGCAATTGCCAGAGGTTCACCAGTCCATTGGAGAACTCAAAAGGCTTTCTTTTGTTGATCTTACGGGCTGCAAAATTCTTGAGGAGCTTCCAAGGAGTTTCTATAAGTTAAAATCTGTAGAAACTCTTTTTATTGATGTCTGTAAAAGATTTAAGAAATTGGACGAGGAAATAGGGGACATGACATCGTTGTCTACTCTGAGTGCAGATCAGACAGCCATAACAGAACTGCCGTCTTCCATTGTGAGATTAAAGAACTTGAGatgtttatctcttgatgatttTGATGAATTAAGCATTGGCAATAGCTGCGTTATAACTAATGTTCCCGAGGATCTTGGAAGTCTACCTTCCTTGGAAAGGTTAGATATAAGGTGCCGTAATTTGCAAAGCCTGCCAAGCCTCAGAGGCCTCTCCCAGCTTGAAGACCTATGCTTGGTTGATTGCAATCTTACCGATGAATTGATAAAGGTTATGGATCTTGGGAGTCTTTCCTCTTTGAAATCGTTAGATCTATCTTGTAACCATATCAGTAGCCTTCCTAACAGTTTCAGTAGCCTTCCAAGCCTCCGCAGCCTTTCTAAGCTTGTCGATCTAGATTTGAGAAGGTGTACAAACCTTGTTGCAATCGCAGATTTACCAACAAGTCTGACGAAACTCTGCGCCTCGGACTGCAATGCATTGGAAATAATGCCCGACTTCTCAGATATGTCCAATATGAGAGAGATGTATCTAGATGGATGTGCCGAACTCGTTGAGGTTGTAGGCTTGGATGAATCTTTGAAAAGCTCCATGAGGCTGCTTGACATGGCAGGGTGCACAGATCTCACTGCTACTTTCAAGGAAAAAATTCtacag GGATGGAATTTCGTAGGACCTGTCAGATATTATAGTTGGATAGATGGTGAGTGCATGTTTGCGGGACCTAGTGGCATATTTCTCCCTTCGAGTGACATTCCTGAGTGGTTCCAGTGGGTCTTTGAGGGTGGCAGAATGAATTTTTATGTGCCTGAAATTACGGGGAGTAATGTAATAGCCATCACTCTGTGCTTCACTGGTTTAGCAGAGGATGATTTGGACCTAGATGACCTATATTATTATGATCTGTCTATTGGCATTTTGGTTACAAACCATACCAAGCTCACTACATTTTCCATTAAGCCTGTGAAATCAAGCGGTGAATACAATGACAATTATGTCGGGTTTCTTTGGCTGGGACATTTACCCAGCTATAAGTTCAATTTGGAAGGAGGCGACTTTGTTGAAGTTTTGTTAGAAAGTGAATTCGAAGTGCAAAAATCAGGGGTCAGTCTAGTTTGGGACACCAAACAGCCAGAGTTCAGGGTTGATACTGACCGGGTAGACGGGATGTGTTTTTCTTGTCCATATGCtggaggcaataataatatGGCACAGACCCCTTGCTGGTTATGA
- the LOC112180161 gene encoding mannose-6-phosphate isomerase 1: MEKSLIHKSMKLRQRSVQRLSCSVQNYDWGKKGPDSEVARLYAANSGSEIDPEKPYAELWMGTHDSGPSFLIHQDLNGMSMSLKDWVSANSNELLGHKVVQKWGSDLPFLFKVLSVRKALSIQAHPDKDLAKVLHKFMPCAYKDDNHKPEMALAITHFQALCGFITLEELKGVLDNVPEIVQVVGSEVANQVFDTTNADGEDKVKSVLRLIFTQLMSATKEIVTTATTKLKNRLHMENQVRQLTEEEQLVLELERQYPDDVGVMSAFFLNYVKLNPGEALYLGANEPHAYLFGDCIECMATSDNVVRAGLTPKHRDVKTLCSMLTYKQGCPEILKGVALNSYVTRYLPPFDEFEVDRCHLPQGESVEFPAVQGPSIFVVTFGEGIIFTSNFTGDINITQGEVLFVPADTEISITSASELHIYRAGVNSMFFQVP, from the exons ATGGAGAAGTCATTGATTCACAAATCAATGAAGCTGAGGCAGAGGAGTGTTCAGAGGCTGAGCTGCTCTGTTCAGAACTATGACTGGGGGAAGAAAGGCCCGGACTCTGAGGTGGCCAGGCTCTATGCCGCCAATTCTGGCTCTGAAATTGACCCGGAAAAGCCTTATGCTGAGTTATGGATGGGAACCCATGATTCTGGACCCTCATTCTTGATTCATCAGGATCTCAATGGCATGTCTATGTCCCTCAAGGACTGGGTTTCAGCCAACTCAAATGAGCTGCTTGGTCATAAAGTCGTCCAAAAGTGGGGCTCTGACCTCCCATTCTTGTTTAAG GTGCTTTCTGTGAGAAAGGCATTGTCGATACAGGCACATCCGGATAAGGACTTGGCCAAGGTTTTGCACAAGTTTATGCCATGTGCTTACAAGGACGATAATCACAAGCCTGAGATGGCACTTGCTATAACACATTTTCAGGCTCTTTGTGGCTTTATCACTCTCGAG GAGCTTAAGGGTGTGCTTGATAATGTCCCTGAGATTGTACAAGTGGTTGGTAGTGAAGTAGCAAACCAAGTGTTTGACACCACAAATGCAGATGGGGAAGATAAAGTCAAGTCTGTTCTGCGTTTGATTTTTACCCAACTCATGTCAGCAACCAAAGAGATTGTAACTACAGCAACAACTAAACTGAAAAATCGTTTACACATGGAAAATCAG GTGAGGCAGTTGACAGAAGAAGAGCAACTGGTTCTGGAATTGGAAAGGCAATATCCAGATGATGTGGGTGTCATGTCTGCTTTCTTTCTCAACTATGTCAAGCTTAATCCAGGAGAAGCACTATACCTCGGAGCAAATGAACCCCATGCCTATTTGTTCGGTGACTGCATCGAGTGCATGGCAACTTCTGACAATGTGGTCAGGGCCGGCCTCACTCCCAAGCATCGGGATGTGAAAACCCTTTGTTCTATGCTCACATACAAGCAGGGATGCCCTGAAATCCTGAAAGGAGTTGCCTTAAATTCTTATGTGACAAGGTACCTCCCACCTTTTGACGAATTTGAGGTTGATCGATGCCATCTTCCCCAGGGAGAATCAGTGGAATTTCCTGCAGTCCAAGGTCCTTCCATTTTCGTCGTCACTTTTGGGGAGGGAATCATATTTACAAGCAATTTTACAGGAGATATAAATATCACACAAGGAGAGGTTCTTTTCGTGCCTGCGGATACTGAGATTAGCATAACAAGTGCATCTGAGTTGCACATATATAGAGCCGGAGTGAACAGCATGTTCTTTCAAGTCCCATAA